A region of Clostridium acetobutylicum ATCC 824 DNA encodes the following proteins:
- a CDS encoding glycosyltransferase family 2 protein: MAKVSVVMPVYNSEKYLKESIESILNQSYSDLEFIIINDGSTDNSFKIIKEYAKLDKRINVISRENKGIVYSLNEAIRLAKGEYIARMDADDISAPKRIEKQISFLKSHRDIDILGTQVKVVGNISNDIKEKNENKLNIEFDIYDDNREKILNYWYCLAHPSVMFRKDILRELKGYNDFKSEDLDLWLRAIESGFKIYKLKEELIYFRMHEESKTRVDNQNYEGLKDGIKIKLIDVFKREFKKDFKYIVWGASNGGKITKEVLDEFFEKSQCIAFVDKFKTGEFEKIRILHPKDINHIKFDYVFIATEPGKEEAMSSLKSMGLKCIKDFLSTV; this comes from the coding sequence ATGGCCAAGGTAAGCGTTGTAATGCCAGTTTATAATAGTGAAAAATATCTGAAAGAGTCCATAGAAAGTATTTTAAATCAATCATACAGTGATTTGGAATTTATAATAATAAATGATGGCTCTACAGATAACTCTTTTAAAATAATTAAGGAATATGCCAAATTAGATAAAAGAATAAATGTGATTTCAAGAGAAAATAAAGGAATTGTGTACTCGTTAAATGAAGCTATACGATTGGCAAAAGGAGAATATATAGCAAGGATGGATGCTGATGATATTTCCGCACCCAAAAGAATAGAAAAACAAATTTCTTTTCTAAAAAGCCACAGAGATATAGATATACTGGGAACACAGGTAAAAGTGGTGGGCAATATTTCTAATGATATAAAAGAAAAAAATGAAAATAAGCTAAATATAGAATTTGATATTTATGATGATAATAGAGAAAAAATATTAAATTATTGGTATTGTTTAGCACATCCTTCAGTAATGTTTAGGAAAGATATATTGAGAGAGCTAAAAGGATACAATGATTTTAAATCAGAGGATTTAGATTTATGGCTAAGAGCTATAGAAAGCGGATTTAAAATATATAAGCTAAAGGAAGAACTTATATATTTTAGGATGCACGAGGAGTCAAAGACTAGAGTAGATAATCAAAATTATGAAGGTTTAAAAGATGGAATAAAAATAAAATTAATAGATGTTTTTAAGAGAGAGTTCAAGAAAGACTTTAAATACATAGTATGGGGTGCAAGTAATGGAGGCAAAATTACAAAAGAGGTTTTAGACGAATTTTTTGAGAAATCTCAATGTATTGCATTTGTAGATAAATTTAAAACAGGTGAATTTGAAAAAATTAGAATTCTTCATCCAAAAGATATAAATCATATTAAATTTGATTATGTTTTTATTGCAACTGAACCGGGAAAAGAGGAAGCGATGAGCAGTTTGAAAAGCATGGGTTTGAAA
- a CDS encoding glycosyltransferase, protein MKVYPKVSIVMPVYNSERYLAEAIESILDQTYNDFEFIIVDDGSTDESYNIISSYANKDNRIIVISREHRGLVDSLNEGINIARGKYIARMDADDISINNRIEKQFEFLELNKDVDILGTRIEAFGDIDEKQKTIYNSAFSIKFDSQNIEQVFLTSCAIPHPSVMFKKDSIVKLRGYRKEYDTAEDYDLWLRAIRNGYKIVRMDECLIKYRVHNKSKTAVEMFNPKMVEYTMKAKIDYINDTNKKDKVDYLIWGASTGGKLVKKVVESTTDKFNLIGFIDKYKEGEVDECRIYKPEDLMKLHSDYVFIATLPGKEEADEFLKNCGLKKFKEYISLV, encoded by the coding sequence ATGAAGGTGTATCCTAAAGTATCAATAGTAATGCCAGTATATAATAGTGAGAGGTATTTAGCAGAAGCTATAGAAAGTATTTTAGATCAGACCTATAATGATTTTGAGTTTATAATAGTTGATGATGGTTCTACTGATGAATCTTATAACATAATATCTAGCTACGCTAATAAAGACAACAGAATTATTGTGATTTCAAGAGAACATAGGGGACTTGTCGATTCATTAAATGAAGGTATAAACATAGCTAGAGGAAAATACATAGCAAGAATGGATGCGGATGATATATCCATTAATAATAGAATCGAAAAACAATTTGAGTTTTTAGAATTAAACAAAGATGTAGATATATTAGGTACTAGAATAGAGGCTTTTGGAGATATAGATGAGAAGCAAAAAACAATTTATAATAGTGCATTTTCAATAAAATTTGATTCACAAAATATAGAACAGGTTTTTTTAACTTCATGTGCTATACCTCATCCTTCAGTCATGTTTAAAAAGGATAGTATCGTAAAATTAAGAGGATATAGAAAAGAATATGATACTGCAGAGGATTATGATTTGTGGTTAAGGGCTATAAGAAATGGATATAAGATAGTGAGAATGGATGAATGCTTAATTAAATATAGGGTTCACAATAAATCTAAAACAGCAGTGGAAATGTTTAATCCTAAGATGGTTGAATATACTATGAAAGCAAAGATAGATTATATAAATGATACCAATAAAAAAGACAAAGTTGATTACTTAATTTGGGGAGCTAGTACGGGAGGAAAACTTGTAAAAAAGGTTGTTGAGAGCACAACTGATAAATTTAATTTAATTGGATTTATTGATAAATATAAAGAAGGAGAGGTTGATGAATGTAGGATTTATAAGCCAGAGGATTTAATGAAATTACATAGTGATTATGTCTTCATTGCCACATTGCCAGGTAAAGAAGAGGCTGATGAGTTCTTAAAAAATTGTGGACTTAAAAAATTCAAGGAATATATAAGTCTAGTATAA
- a CDS encoding glycosyltransferase → MISVIMPVYNCEKYLEESIESILKQTYRDFEFIIVNDGSNDKSIDIINKYANDDNRIVVVSRDNNMGMVYSLNEGIDRAKGSYVARMDADDIALPERFERQIEYLNKNKDVDILACKVEAFGDVSREQKLEREHWYNVDLNNSESIESLFLENCYIAHPSVMMKMSVLKALGGYNLNYKRTEDYNLWLRAIAKGYKIAMLEEKLMKIRLHNDSKIHRDAEGFSSIRDIIQSRLEYVKEKLKLKDFSYVIWGASNGGKIAYEKIKEVFPNAKLNGYIDKFKTGKFEGVDIFYPEDLSKMKVDYVFIATLPGCKEAKGILTKNNFVPIKDFLVLC, encoded by the coding sequence TTGATAAGTGTTATAATGCCTGTTTACAATTGTGAAAAATATTTAGAAGAATCTATAGAAAGCATACTAAAACAAACGTATAGAGATTTTGAATTTATTATTGTAAATGATGGTTCAAATGATAAATCAATAGATATAATAAATAAATATGCAAATGACGATAATAGAATAGTTGTAGTATCAAGGGACAACAACATGGGAATGGTGTATTCTCTAAATGAGGGAATCGATAGAGCAAAAGGAAGTTATGTAGCAAGAATGGATGCGGACGATATAGCTCTTCCTGAAAGGTTTGAAAGACAAATAGAATATCTTAATAAAAATAAAGATGTAGATATACTAGCGTGCAAGGTAGAAGCTTTTGGAGATGTTAGTAGAGAACAAAAACTTGAAAGAGAGCACTGGTACAATGTTGACTTAAATAATTCTGAAAGCATTGAAAGCTTATTTTTGGAGAATTGTTATATTGCACATCCTTCAGTTATGATGAAAATGAGTGTTCTTAAGGCTCTAGGTGGGTATAACTTAAACTATAAAAGAACCGAAGATTATAATTTATGGCTAAGGGCTATAGCTAAGGGATATAAAATAGCTATGTTAGAAGAAAAACTTATGAAAATTCGTTTGCATAATGATTCTAAGATACATAGGGATGCTGAAGGTTTTAGTAGTATAAGAGATATAATTCAATCCAGGCTTGAGTATGTAAAGGAAAAACTTAAGCTTAAAGATTTTAGTTATGTTATTTGGGGAGCCAGCAATGGGGGCAAAATAGCATATGAGAAGATAAAAGAAGTTTTTCCAAATGCTAAGCTAAATGGATATATTGATAAGTTTAAAACAGGAAAATTTGAGGGTGTAGATATATTTTATCCAGAAGATTTGAGTAAAATGAAAGTTGATTATGTATTCATAGCTACTTTACCAGGATGTAAAGAAGCTAAAGGAATCTTGACAAAGAATAATTTTGTTCCAATAAAAGATTTTTTAGTATTATGCTAA
- a CDS encoding glycosyltransferase, whose translation MIKVKDFVSDFSIERSRNLIESPNVSIILCLINIKDYNKLDKSISLILNQEYRNFELIVVDDGQDDELLYTKIKDYINKDNRIVYVHNNNRSGLAALRINQALNYVRGEYITYQFNESYVDSSYLKELIKEIEKYHGECLVYGKSELQNGKDSNYVMGNSFKYSDLIYGDNIIPNNAILHNASIIKKYEIMDCSVMLKQTFFWDFLLRLASKIKFIYVDKVVVTNESFSKVYNNIYIDNFNLRVFRNVQYVNKSDCLKLDKVNDYIVDDIGIINGENFRQEILTKCILPWYKNIKRDYDKETSVSKLKKNLLVVKGEFDTSLDIMITNFIKILNDEYNMIYIPSSQLKEEFLENIDAAIFHRTYDFATNHFLVKLKKMNIPVSYWIDDDLLNFYKLKDEYKDLSSAEASNKKFELSVPGTSIYKELEYQLKNADAVVSYSPQISDSVRLYNDRIMELKLTVMTRYIKRYISKNDSVFKIAFIGTDSRRAEIKFFWEDFLEISNEFREKVEFYFWGYIPEEISGIKHSKVYTEGFTTSYYEYMNRLSEENFDIVVSPLFNVGPKLAKGLTKYIEAAVCGAIGVYSNVKPYETIEDGVNGFKFKNEKGELAKKIRKIIGMNINERELIFNNAKEQIMKKHSTESQIYKFKSVIEALRIHAFLQKETIGFILSRDFRYRKSDILRYALLMKNYGFKLNVYILGLNRDEFKDVYEICSQNDINVDFIKYDGVSNKNEEFNNTVMKSNVRIFHSESKIPLVDDTALSLKIPYLYSTLKDDTSNGEKIACMIFERYNKSINEFMVEKTYSLDSNSEFWDKVHENIVKKINIYDYIVFEKFFVGVKEQINTLLNNENSMNYAIWGASNAGKIAKLIIDEALPKFNLVAFIDKYKKGKFDGYDIHTSEDLKELNVDYVFVATSPGRYEAEQFLSKNHLSYLVLFP comes from the coding sequence ATGATAAAGGTAAAAGATTTTGTAAGTGATTTTTCTATAGAAAGGTCAAGGAATTTAATAGAGAGTCCTAATGTAAGTATTATTTTATGCCTTATAAATATAAAAGATTACAATAAACTGGATAAATCTATAAGTCTCATATTAAATCAAGAATATAGGAATTTTGAATTAATAGTAGTTGATGACGGTCAGGATGATGAGTTACTTTATACAAAGATAAAAGATTATATTAATAAAGATAATAGAATAGTTTATGTACATAATAATAATCGGTCAGGTTTGGCAGCTCTTCGTATTAATCAAGCACTAAACTATGTTAGAGGAGAATACATAACATATCAATTTAATGAATCCTATGTAGATAGTAGTTACTTAAAAGAACTTATTAAAGAAATTGAAAAATACCATGGTGAGTGTTTGGTTTACGGAAAAAGTGAGCTTCAAAATGGTAAAGATAGTAACTATGTCATGGGAAATTCATTTAAATACAGTGATTTAATTTATGGTGATAATATTATTCCCAATAATGCAATTTTGCATAATGCTAGTATTATAAAAAAATATGAAATTATGGATTGCAGTGTGATGCTTAAACAAACTTTTTTTTGGGATTTTTTATTGAGATTAGCTTCTAAAATAAAATTCATTTATGTAGATAAGGTTGTGGTAACAAATGAAAGCTTTTCAAAAGTTTATAATAATATCTACATAGATAATTTTAATTTAAGAGTATTTAGAAATGTACAATATGTAAATAAGAGTGATTGCCTAAAGTTAGATAAAGTTAATGATTATATAGTTGATGATATAGGAATAATAAATGGTGAAAATTTCAGACAAGAAATATTAACAAAGTGCATATTGCCTTGGTATAAGAATATAAAAAGAGATTATGATAAAGAAACATCAGTGTCAAAATTGAAGAAAAACTTATTAGTTGTAAAAGGTGAATTTGATACATCGTTAGATATTATGATTACTAATTTTATCAAGATATTGAATGATGAATACAATATGATTTATATACCATCTTCACAATTAAAAGAAGAATTTTTGGAAAATATTGATGCTGCAATTTTTCATAGAACATATGATTTTGCAACTAATCATTTTTTAGTAAAGCTTAAGAAAATGAATATACCTGTATCATATTGGATAGATGATGATTTATTAAATTTTTATAAGCTCAAAGATGAATATAAGGATCTATCTTCAGCTGAAGCATCAAACAAAAAATTTGAGCTTTCAGTACCAGGAACATCTATTTATAAGGAATTAGAGTATCAACTAAAAAATGCAGATGCTGTAGTAAGCTATAGTCCTCAAATTTCTGATTCAGTGAGATTATATAATGATAGGATAATGGAGCTGAAGCTCACCGTCATGACTAGATATATAAAAAGATATATTTCTAAAAATGATAGTGTTTTTAAAATAGCATTTATCGGTACAGATTCAAGAAGAGCGGAGATAAAGTTTTTTTGGGAAGACTTTTTAGAGATATCAAATGAATTTAGAGAAAAAGTAGAATTCTATTTTTGGGGGTATATACCTGAGGAAATAAGCGGTATCAAGCATAGTAAAGTATACACGGAAGGTTTCACAACAAGTTATTATGAATACATGAATAGGTTAAGTGAAGAAAACTTTGATATAGTTGTATCTCCTTTATTCAATGTAGGGCCTAAATTGGCAAAAGGACTAACTAAATACATTGAGGCTGCTGTGTGTGGAGCGATTGGTGTGTATTCTAATGTAAAGCCATATGAAACTATAGAAGATGGTGTAAACGGATTTAAATTTAAAAATGAAAAAGGTGAATTAGCTAAAAAAATAAGGAAGATAATAGGCATGAATATTAATGAAAGAGAATTAATATTTAATAATGCAAAAGAACAAATAATGAAAAAACATTCTACAGAATCTCAAATATATAAATTCAAATCAGTAATAGAAGCTTTAAGGATTCATGCTTTTCTTCAAAAGGAAACTATAGGTTTTATACTTTCACGTGATTTTAGATATAGGAAAAGTGACATTTTAAGGTACGCTCTTCTAATGAAAAACTATGGTTTTAAACTTAATGTATATATATTAGGTCTAAATAGAGATGAATTTAAAGATGTATACGAGATATGCTCACAGAATGACATAAATGTAGATTTTATTAAATATGATGGCGTAAGTAACAAAAATGAAGAATTTAATAATACAGTGATGAAAAGCAATGTTAGAATATTTCATTCAGAGAGTAAGATACCTTTAGTTGATGATACTGCTTTAAGCTTAAAGATACCATACCTTTATAGTACTTTAAAAGATGATACTAGTAATGGTGAAAAAATTGCATGCATGATTTTTGAGAGATACAACAAAAGCATCAATGAATTTATGGTGGAAAAAACATATTCCTTAGATTCTAATAGTGAGTTTTGGGATAAAGTACATGAAAATATAGTAAAAAAAATTAATATTTATGATTATATAGTTTTTGAAAAATTTTTTGTAGGAGTTAAGGAGCAAATTAATACTCTATTGAATAATGAAAATTCCATGAATTATGCTATTTGGGGAGCTAGTAATGCTGGAAAAATTGCTAAGCTAATTATAGATGAAGCACTGCCTAAATTTAATTTAGTGGCTTTTATAGATAAATATAAAAAAGGTAAATTTGATGGATATGACATACACACTTCGGAAGATTTAAAAGAACTTAACGTAGATTATGTTTTTGTTGCTACCTCTCCAGGAAGATATGAGGCTGAGCAATTTTTATCAAAAAATCATTTAAGTTATTTAGTTTTATTTCCATAA
- a CDS encoding CgeB family protein gives MLKVILTCLKYDYNDKSRGYSFEYENFYKTLIKMDGIELLFFDICDFGDKKKREDNNNNLIKLIEKEKPDILLNILYEDQIKKETFLYIKNNTKTILVNWFCDDQWRFESTSIKWCWCFDYCVTTYKKAIVKYKELGYENIIFSQWACNQYNYFKRDIPFKYDVSFVGQPHSNRREIINKLKQKGIEVACFGYGWNEKDPNSSRISQDSMIDVFNSSKINLNLSNSSHLDAPQQIKGRNFEVPACGAFILTSDVEGLSHYYEIGKEVVVYSSFDDMVDKIKYFLINEEKRRTIANAGYIRTIKEHTYENRLNDIFKIVLKDGKDTNKKMDDLFYRFNYKEKADVLSVIFKNAVGKNIGIYGSGDHTTNLIKYYKKLIGDIKFNTYYFDSNSLKWGTEYLGGIIHSPKEIDELNLDRIIISSYEYEEDIFKYLNEITSGINIVKIYNGDKKENLFTD, from the coding sequence GTGTTAAAAGTAATACTGACTTGTTTAAAATATGATTATAATGATAAATCACGTGGATATAGTTTTGAGTATGAAAATTTTTATAAAACGTTAATTAAGATGGATGGTATTGAGTTATTATTTTTTGATATTTGTGATTTTGGAGATAAGAAAAAAAGAGAGGATAATAATAATAATTTAATAAAATTAATTGAGAAAGAAAAGCCGGATATTTTACTTAATATATTGTATGAAGATCAGATAAAAAAAGAAACTTTTTTGTATATAAAAAACAACACCAAAACAATATTAGTAAATTGGTTTTGTGACGATCAATGGAGGTTTGAATCAACATCAATAAAATGGTGCTGGTGTTTTGATTACTGTGTTACTACTTATAAAAAGGCAATAGTTAAGTATAAAGAATTAGGATATGAAAATATAATTTTTTCTCAGTGGGCTTGTAATCAATACAACTATTTTAAAAGAGATATACCGTTTAAATATGATGTATCCTTTGTAGGACAGCCACATAGTAATAGGCGAGAAATAATTAATAAACTAAAACAAAAAGGAATAGAAGTAGCATGTTTTGGATATGGATGGAATGAGAAGGATCCAAATAGTTCAAGAATATCTCAAGATTCAATGATTGATGTTTTTAATAGTAGTAAAATCAACTTGAACTTATCAAACTCATCACATTTAGATGCACCACAGCAAATTAAAGGAAGAAATTTTGAGGTCCCAGCCTGTGGGGCATTTATTTTGACTAGTGATGTGGAAGGGCTCAGTCACTATTATGAAATAGGTAAAGAGGTAGTTGTATATTCTTCTTTTGATGATATGGTTGATAAAATAAAGTATTTTCTAATTAATGAGGAAAAAAGAAGAACTATAGCAAATGCTGGATATATTAGAACTATAAAAGAGCATACATATGAAAACAGGTTAAATGATATATTTAAAATTGTATTGAAGGATGGAAAAGATACAAACAAGAAAATGGATGATCTCTTTTATAGATTTAATTATAAGGAGAAAGCGGATGTTTTATCAGTAATTTTTAAGAATGCTGTGGGAAAAAATATAGGAATATATGGTTCAGGCGATCACACTACAAACTTAATAAAATACTATAAAAAATTAATAGGAGATATAAAGTTTAATACATATTATTTTGATTCTAACTCTTTAAAGTGGGGGACAGAGTATTTAGGAGGCATTATACATTCACCAAAGGAAATAGATGAGCTTAATTTAGATAGGATTATAATTTCTAGCTATGAATATGAGGAAGATATATTCAAGTATTTAAATGAGATTACATCGGGAATCAATATTGTGAAAATATACAATGGTGATAAAAAGGAGAATTTGTTTACAGATTAA
- a CDS encoding DegT/DnrJ/EryC1/StrS family aminotransferase: protein MKWKLQENALVKEEIESLAEFIKTADRLTQGSKVKEFEAEWSKWQGCKYSVFVNSGSSANLVLLSAVKDYYNLDNTSEVIVPAVTWVTNISPILQCGLKPVFVDVNLEDLSFDYEELKKKITDKTKAIFITHLLGFPANMEKIKNVIGEKDIVILEDCCESHGAKYKNIKVGNFGLGGTFSFYWGHHMTTIEGGMISTNNEEFYKLCLLKRSHGLARELPIKYHEYYKNKYKDIDFKFLFLTDGFNVRSTEINAFLGLRQIKNLDAFIEIRDKNYNMFFDTCTKYEDKLITIKVEGTSSLALPFIFKEKRLREIVEKKLNELGVETRPIISGNLLRQPFLKKYHNENEFKNANLIHDNGFYIGNNQFVDEIRLKKLESILDKIM, encoded by the coding sequence ATGAAATGGAAACTTCAAGAAAATGCATTAGTAAAAGAAGAAATTGAAAGCTTAGCAGAATTTATTAAAACAGCAGATAGACTTACGCAGGGGAGTAAAGTAAAGGAATTTGAAGCTGAATGGTCAAAATGGCAGGGATGTAAGTACAGCGTTTTTGTTAATTCTGGAAGCTCAGCTAATTTAGTTCTTTTAAGTGCAGTTAAGGATTACTATAACTTAGATAATACGTCTGAAGTTATAGTACCTGCAGTTACTTGGGTTACAAATATATCACCCATACTTCAATGTGGATTGAAACCTGTATTTGTTGATGTAAACTTAGAGGATTTATCTTTTGATTATGAAGAACTTAAGAAGAAAATAACAGATAAAACAAAAGCTATTTTCATAACGCATTTATTGGGTTTTCCAGCTAATATGGAGAAAATAAAAAATGTAATTGGAGAAAAAGATATAGTAATACTTGAAGACTGCTGTGAGAGTCATGGAGCAAAATATAAAAACATTAAAGTTGGAAATTTTGGTTTAGGAGGTACCTTTAGTTTTTATTGGGGGCATCACATGACGACTATTGAGGGAGGAATGATTTCTACTAATAATGAAGAATTCTATAAGCTTTGTCTTCTTAAAAGATCACATGGTTTAGCTAGAGAACTTCCTATTAAATACCATGAATACTATAAAAATAAATATAAAGACATTGATTTTAAATTTTTATTTTTAACGGATGGTTTTAATGTTAGAAGTACAGAAATAAATGCATTTTTAGGGCTAAGACAAATAAAAAACTTAGATGCATTCATTGAAATTAGAGATAAAAATTACAATATGTTTTTTGATACATGCACAAAATATGAAGATAAATTAATTACCATAAAAGTTGAAGGGACTTCTTCATTAGCTTTGCCATTTATATTTAAGGAAAAAAGATTAAGGGAAATTGTTGAAAAAAAGCTAAATGAATTAGGTGTAGAAACAAGGCCTATAATTAGTGGTAATCTTTTACGACAGCCTTTTTTAAAAAAATATCATAATGAAAATGAATTTAAAAACGCTAATCTTATTCATGATAATGGATTTTACATAGGAAATAACCAATTTGTTGATGAAATTAGGTTGAAAAAATTAGAATCAATTCTTGATAAAATAATGTAA
- a CDS encoding GDP-L-fucose synthase family protein, with product MKEDSKIYIAGHTGFVGSAILRNLERRGYKNVVVRTHKELDLMHQESVKKFLEEEKPDYVVLSAAKVGGIQANISNPVDFLMDNLIIEYNVIKNSFEVGIENLLFLGSSCIYPKEAPQPLKEEYLLSGYLEPTNEGYAIAKISGLKMCEYYSKQYGLNYISAMPSNLYGMRDNFDLKTSHVMAALIRRFHEAKVSGSQEISIWGSGEQYREFTYIEDLADGIIFLMEHGEKVKGFLNIGCGKDIKIKDLAYKIKDVVGFKGNIIFDKSKPDGMFRKVMDVSKINSLGWHYKVELDEGITKTYRWYLNNC from the coding sequence ATGAAGGAAGATAGCAAAATATATATAGCAGGTCATACTGGTTTTGTTGGTTCTGCCATATTAAGAAATTTAGAGCGTAGAGGATATAAAAATGTTGTAGTGAGAACTCATAAAGAACTTGATTTGATGCACCAAGAAAGTGTTAAGAAGTTCCTTGAAGAAGAAAAGCCTGATTATGTAGTATTATCAGCTGCAAAGGTTGGTGGAATACAAGCGAATATTTCGAATCCTGTGGACTTTCTTATGGATAACCTAATAATAGAATATAATGTGATAAAAAATTCTTTTGAGGTAGGAATTGAAAATTTACTATTTTTAGGGAGTTCTTGTATATATCCTAAAGAAGCACCACAGCCTTTGAAAGAAGAATATCTGCTTTCAGGATATTTGGAGCCAACTAATGAAGGTTATGCTATAGCTAAGATATCAGGGCTAAAGATGTGCGAATATTATAGTAAGCAGTATGGATTAAATTACATAAGTGCTATGCCTTCAAATTTGTATGGTATGAGAGATAATTTTGATTTGAAAACTTCTCATGTTATGGCGGCATTAATAAGAAGGTTTCATGAGGCAAAGGTTTCCGGGTCTCAGGAAATATCCATATGGGGAAGTGGAGAACAGTATAGAGAATTTACATATATAGAGGATTTGGCTGATGGAATTATTTTTCTGATGGAACATGGCGAAAAAGTGAAGGGTTTTTTAAATATAGGTTGTGGCAAGGATATTAAAATAAAAGATTTAGCTTATAAAATAAAAGATGTAGTTGGATTTAAAGGAAATATAATTTTTGATAAGAGTAAGCCAGATGGAATGTTTAGAAAGGTTATGGATGTTTCTAAAATTAATAGTTTAGGATGGCATTATAAAGTTGAACTTGATGAAGGAATTACAAAAACATATAGGTGGTATTTAAATAATTGTTAG
- the gmd gene encoding GDP-mannose 4,6-dehydratase, giving the protein MKKAIITGITGQDGSYLTEFLLKKGYEVHGIIRRASSFNTKRIDYLFEDPKIGNKLLFLHHGDLTDSSNINRLLEKVQPTEIYNLAAQSHVQVSFEVPEYTVETDAVGTLRFLDAIKELGIKCKFYQASTSELFGGMPGTAPQSEKTPFYPRSPYAAAKLYAYWITVNYREAYGIFACNGVLFNHESPRRGETFVTRKITRAIANIIEGNQDKVSLGNLNAKRDWGYAGDYVEAMWLMLQKDTPKDYVIATGETHTVREFVEKAFKFAGIKIKWIGQGIEEKGIDLKTGKTLVDVNPRYFRPTEVELLLGDPSMAERELGWRRKVNFEELVYMMVEEDLKKTRITNVDRVRELLT; this is encoded by the coding sequence TTGAAAAAAGCTATTATAACCGGAATAACTGGGCAGGATGGGTCTTATTTAACAGAGTTTTTATTAAAAAAGGGTTATGAGGTTCATGGGATAATAAGACGTGCCAGCTCTTTTAATACCAAAAGAATAGATTATTTGTTTGAAGATCCAAAGATAGGTAATAAGTTATTATTTCTTCACCATGGAGATTTAACAGATTCAAGTAATATTAACAGGCTATTAGAGAAGGTTCAGCCAACTGAAATATACAATTTAGCTGCTCAAAGCCATGTTCAAGTTTCATTTGAGGTTCCTGAGTATACAGTAGAAACTGATGCAGTAGGGACTTTAAGATTTTTAGATGCCATAAAGGAATTAGGAATTAAGTGTAAGTTTTATCAAGCGTCTACATCAGAACTTTTTGGTGGAATGCCAGGAACAGCGCCTCAAAGTGAAAAAACTCCATTTTATCCTAGAAGCCCGTATGCAGCAGCTAAGCTTTATGCATATTGGATTACTGTAAATTATAGGGAAGCATATGGTATTTTCGCTTGCAATGGTGTTCTTTTTAATCATGAATCCCCAAGAAGAGGAGAAACTTTTGTAACAAGAAAGATAACTAGGGCGATTGCAAATATTATAGAAGGAAACCAAGATAAAGTTTCACTGGGAAACTTAAATGCTAAACGTGACTGGGGATATGCAGGTGATTATGTAGAAGCTATGTGGTTAATGCTTCAGAAAGACACACCTAAAGATTATGTAATTGCAACAGGGGAAACTCATACTGTACGTGAATTTGTAGAAAAAGCCTTTAAATTTGCAGGAATAAAGATAAAATGGATTGGGCAGGGAATTGAGGAAAAGGGAATAGACTTAAAAACAGGTAAAACACTTGTGGATGTAAACCCTAGATATTTCAGGCCAACTGAGGTTGAACTTCTTTTAGGAGATCCATCAATGGCTGAAAGGGAACTTGGGTGGAGGCGCAAAGTGAATTTTGAGGAACTTGTTTACATGATGGTTGAGGAGGACTTGAAGAAAACACGTATAACTAATGTAGATAGGGTGAGAGAACTGTTAACATAA
- a CDS encoding YjfB family protein yields the protein MDIALLATINSNEKVNEAANLAVFKMAMNNCKQNGENTADMIEAMDPNRGNNIDIRV from the coding sequence ATGGATATAGCGCTTTTGGCAACAATTAATAGTAATGAAAAGGTAAATGAAGCTGCAAATCTTGCTGTATTTAAAATGGCAATGAATAATTGTAAACAAAATGGAGAAAATACGGCAGATATGATAGAAGCTATGGATCCTAATAGGGGAAATAATATCGATATTAGAGTTTAA